In Erythrolamprus reginae isolate rEryReg1 chromosome 10, rEryReg1.hap1, whole genome shotgun sequence, one DNA window encodes the following:
- the ACADS gene encoding short-chain specific acyl-CoA dehydrogenase, mitochondrial, whose translation MAALVALAGRRGVLGGRGARLLHAGLPETHQMLRETCRDFAAKELAPLAARLDRDHRFPAEQIKKMGALGLLAMAVPEKYKGAGLDCLAYTVAMEEISRGCASTGVVMSVNNSLYLGPVLKFGSEEQKQKWIPPFTSGEKVGCFALSEPGNGSDAGAASTVAQLVGDEWVLNGTKAWITNAWEASASVVFATTDRALKHKGISAFLVPMPCPGLSLGKKEDKLGIRASSTANLIFEDCRIPKENLLGTQGLGFKIAMQTLDSGRVGIASQALGIGQAALDCAVDYAEKRLAFGHPITQLQAIQFKLADMAVALEGARLLTWRAAALSDDGKPYTKEAAMAKLSASEAATFISHQAIQILGGMGYVTEMPAERHYRDARITEIYEGTSEIQRLVIAGQLLKAYRG comes from the exons ATGGCGGCGCTGGTGGCTTTGGCGGGCCGTCGGGGCGTCCTTGGGGGGCGCGGAG cgcGGCTGCTGCACGCGGGGCTGCCGGAGACGCACCAAATGCTGCGGGAGACCTGCCGGGACTTCGCTGCCAAGGAGTTGGCGCCCCTCGCCGCCCGCCTCGACCGGGACCACCGCTTCCCCGCCGAGCAG ATTAAGAAAATGGGGGCGCTGGGCCTCCTCGCAATGGCCGTGCCCGAAAAATACAAAGGAGCCGGCTTGGATTGTTTGGCCTACACCGTCGCCATGGAGGAGATCAGCCGCGGCTGCGCCTCCACCGGGGTCGTCATGAGCGTCAACAAT TCGCTGTATCTAGGGCCGGTTTTGAAGTTTGGGTCTGAAGAGCAGAAGCAGAAGTGGATCCCTCCGTTCACCAGCGGGGAGAAAGTGGGGTGCTTTGCCCTCAGCGAACCAG GAAATGGCAGCGATGCCGGTGCTGCGTCCACAGTCGCTCAGCTGGTTGGGGACGAGTGGGTGTTGAACGGCACCAAGGCCTGGATCACCAACGCCTGGGAGGCCTCGGCCAGCGTGGTCTTCGCCACCACCGACAGAGCCCTGAAGCACAAG GGCATCAGCGCCTTCCTTGTGCCCATGCCGTGCCCGGGCCTCTCGCTGGGCAAGAAGGAAGACAAGCTGGGCATCCGGGCTTCCTCCACCGCCAACCTCATTTTCGAAGACTGCCGCATCCCCAAGGAGAACCTGCTGGGCACACAGGGCCTGGGCTTCAAGATCGCCATG CAAACTTTGGACTCCGGCCGGGTTGGCATCGCATCCCAGGCCTTGGGGATCGGCCAGGCGGCTCTGGATTGCGCCGTGGATTACGCCGAGAAGAGGCTGGCCTTTGGCCACCCCATCACCCAGCTGCAGGCCATCCAG TTTAAGCTGGCTGACATGGCTGTGGCGCTGGAGGGGGCTCGCCTGCTGACCTGGAGAGCAGCCGCCTTGAGTGACGATGGAAAGCCCTACACAAAG GAAGCCGCCATGGCCAAACTGTCGGCATCCGAGGCTGCAACTTTCATCTCCCACCAG GCGATCCAGATCCTGGGCGGCATGGGCTACGTGACAGAGATGCCGGCCGAGCGCCACTATCGAGATGCCCGCATAACCGAGATCTACGAGGGAACCAGCGAGATCCAGAGGTTGGTGATAGCGGGGCAGCTGCTGAAAGCCTATCGAGGCTGA